From Chryseobacterium gallinarum, one genomic window encodes:
- a CDS encoding OmpH family outer membrane protein: protein MKKLSVLFAAVMMIVSVGMAKAQKIATLDVIGVLNAMPEKKKADADLKTFLDTKQAEIKKKADAGQAKLKQYSEEAPKKTAEENKAREAELQKIQEEIAQMQDKAQKDLQAKQDVAFGPIEKKLNDAVEKVAKANGYEYVMDANSPAFLYKAGADATPAVKKELGIQ, encoded by the coding sequence ATGAAAAAATTAAGTGTATTATTTGCAGCAGTAATGATGATTGTATCTGTAGGTATGGCTAAAGCTCAAAAAATTGCTACTTTAGATGTAATAGGAGTTCTTAACGCAATGCCTGAGAAGAAAAAAGCAGATGCTGATCTTAAAACATTCTTGGACACTAAACAAGCTGAGATTAAGAAAAAAGCTGACGCCGGACAAGCTAAACTAAAGCAATACAGCGAAGAAGCTCCTAAGAAAACTGCAGAAGAAAACAAAGCCAGAGAAGCTGAATTACAAAAAATTCAGGAAGAAATCGCTCAAATGCAAGACAAAGCTCAGAAAGACTTACAAGCTAAACAGGATGTAGCTTTTGGACCAATTGAGAAAAAATTGAATGATGCAGTAGAAAAAGTAGCTAAAGCTAACGGGTACGAGTACGTTATGGATGCAAACTCACCGGCATTCCTTTACAAAGCAGGAGCAGATGCTACTCCGGCTGTAAAGAAAGAATTAGGAATTCAATAA
- the rfbD gene encoding dTDP-4-dehydrorhamnose reductase produces MKKILVIGSNGQLGNCIRKIAPDFENQYEFLFTDSSTLDITNEEEINDYFYDNKPDYCINASAYTAVDLAEKEKEKAFAVNAEGVAHLAQACADFKSILIHVSTDYVFDGNTNLPYSEDDFTNPIGVYGKSKRKGEELALEINPRTIILRTSWLYSEFNKNFVKTMLNLFSQKDELGIVADQFGQPTNANDLAEAIMNIINTPNKTFGIFHFSNYPETTWFEFAQKIAEFSKSSIKLNPLTTEQYPTPAKRPVRSTMSLDKIEETYNIEPKHWENSLEECVDILSQQ; encoded by the coding sequence ATGAAAAAAATACTAGTAATAGGGAGTAATGGCCAATTAGGTAACTGTATCAGAAAAATAGCTCCTGACTTCGAGAATCAATATGAATTTTTATTTACAGATTCCTCAACTCTTGATATTACAAATGAAGAAGAGATTAATGACTATTTTTACGATAATAAACCAGATTATTGCATTAATGCTTCTGCTTATACAGCCGTAGACCTTGCTGAAAAAGAAAAAGAAAAAGCTTTTGCAGTAAATGCTGAAGGAGTAGCTCATCTTGCCCAGGCTTGTGCAGACTTTAAAAGTATTCTGATTCACGTTTCTACAGACTATGTTTTTGATGGAAATACAAACCTTCCTTATTCTGAAGATGATTTTACCAATCCGATAGGAGTATATGGAAAATCAAAACGAAAAGGGGAAGAGCTGGCCTTGGAAATCAATCCCCGGACAATCATTTTAAGAACCTCGTGGCTTTACTCAGAGTTCAACAAAAACTTTGTTAAAACAATGCTGAACCTATTCTCTCAGAAAGATGAACTGGGAATTGTAGCAGATCAGTTTGGACAACCTACCAATGCTAATGACCTTGCAGAGGCTATCATGAATATCATTAATACTCCAAATAAAACCTTTGGGATCTTCCATTTTTCAAACTATCCTGAAACAACCTGGTTTGAATTTGCTCAGAAGATCGCAGAATTCTCAAAATCCTCAATCAAATTAAATCCGTTGACAACTGAACAATATCCCACTCCGGCAAAAAGACCTGTGAGAAGTACGATGTCACTGGATAAGATTGAAGAAACTTATAATATAGAACCAAAACATTGGGAGAACAGCCTAGAAGAATGTGTTGATATCCTTTCACAACAATAA
- a CDS encoding isoprenyl transferase, with protein MSLIKDKINSENLPKHVAIIMDGNGRWAKSRGEERTFGHKNAINAVRNAINACNEINIPYLTLYTFSSENWSRPTEEVNTLMNLLVETLLLEAEEIFSKGLRMHVIGNMEKLPVLVREQLQRVVDLTKENTKGNLVLAISYGSQNEILNAVRNISSDVKEGKIEVENIDEKLFENYLYTKDFPPVDLLIRTSGEIRISNFLLWQIAYAELQFLDVLWPDFTKDIFFQSIVDYQNKERRYGLTGEQVQGQ; from the coding sequence ATGTCGTTGATTAAAGATAAAATAAATTCTGAGAATTTACCAAAGCATGTAGCCATCATTATGGATGGTAATGGAAGATGGGCAAAATCTCGTGGCGAAGAAAGAACGTTCGGTCACAAAAATGCCATTAATGCCGTAAGAAATGCGATTAATGCCTGTAATGAGATCAATATTCCCTATTTAACCCTTTATACATTCTCCTCTGAAAACTGGAGCCGCCCAACCGAAGAAGTGAATACACTGATGAATCTTCTGGTGGAAACCTTACTGTTGGAAGCGGAAGAAATTTTTAGCAAAGGGTTGAGAATGCATGTAATAGGAAATATGGAGAAACTACCGGTACTCGTAAGAGAACAATTGCAGCGTGTGGTAGATCTTACAAAAGAAAACACAAAAGGAAACTTAGTATTGGCGATAAGCTATGGCTCTCAAAATGAAATTCTGAATGCCGTGAGAAATATAAGTTCTGATGTAAAAGAAGGAAAAATAGAGGTAGAGAATATTGATGAAAAATTATTCGAAAATTATTTGTATACCAAAGATTTTCCTCCTGTAGACCTACTGATCAGAACCAGCGGTGAAATAAGAATAAGTAATTTCCTTCTTTGGCAGATTGCTTATGCAGAATTACAGTTTTTAGATGTCCTATGGCCGGATTTTACCAAAGATATTTTCTTTCAGTCTATCGTAGATTATCAAAATAAAGAAAGAAGATACGGTTTAACCGGAGAACAGGTACAAGGCCAATAA
- the bamA gene encoding outer membrane protein assembly factor BamA: protein MKFRLLPIIMFAASAHFYGQVTPQDSTKVNNAVHAESEVGTYTLKDIVVDGVKKYTPAQILRFTGLSKGESVDIPGQKISNAVKKLWDTQSFSEVEVYVQSIEGQTVVLRFYLQDLKELGEVKFAGKGIGKSKGEKLAKDNNLKPGTKITQNLVSSLKTNIPKDYIKKGFADAKVSIEDKVNAGDPALVDWTITVDKGKRVKIDHIEFEGNQNVSDRQLRKKAFKETKQKRFGIGGILKSSKFIEEKYQEDKQNLISFYNSLGYRDAKIVSDSVWRNKNRNYEINVKLNEGKKYYIGDITFTGNTVYSTEALQRLLGYKKGDIYDAVGFNKKVGEDGGKEDDSDIKSMYMNNGYLFSNVTPVEKSVSGDAVNLEVRINEGEQATWNKVTWQGNTTTHDHVILRSLRTKPGNLFAKSDIKRTYFDLAGMSFFDPQQIGQDIQPNQTDNTVDINWKLVEKGSSQVQLQAGYGGNSFIGTLGLTFNNFSLKNFLKFKDFKPVPQGDGQTFSIQVQAGQYFQNYGISFTEPWLFGTKPTALSVSLNNSRVKYTDAYGSSQKLNIFSASVGLNRYLHWPDDYFSLYTGLQFQKYDFNNYPFQFGDTTEYYGNANNFSINLGLSRNSAGIDPIFPTTGSNIELSAKLTPPYSLFSNKDYSTMKPVDKYKWMEFYKIKFKADVYNEIVGKLVLRSSAEMGFMDGYNKQLGAPPFERFYVGGTGLFGGRYDGRELIPLRGYENASTYGGESADITQRGGGTIYNRFTLELRYPISLNQTAKIYALTFAEGGNVWNSWGNYNPFQLKRSVGVGVRVYMGAFGLIGFDFAYGFDKTISGNPSGWQNHFLMNQSL, encoded by the coding sequence ATGAAGTTTAGACTATTACCCATCATTATGTTTGCTGCTTCTGCGCATTTTTATGGACAAGTAACTCCACAGGACAGCACTAAAGTAAATAATGCTGTACATGCAGAAAGTGAAGTAGGCACTTATACACTTAAAGACATAGTTGTAGATGGGGTAAAAAAATATACACCCGCGCAGATTCTGCGGTTTACAGGCTTATCCAAAGGAGAAAGTGTAGACATTCCGGGACAGAAAATCAGTAATGCTGTGAAAAAGCTTTGGGATACCCAATCATTTTCTGAAGTGGAAGTATATGTTCAAAGCATTGAAGGCCAGACCGTAGTCCTTAGATTTTACCTGCAGGACCTGAAAGAACTTGGAGAAGTTAAATTTGCAGGAAAAGGGATCGGAAAATCTAAAGGGGAAAAACTGGCTAAGGATAATAACCTGAAACCAGGAACCAAAATTACTCAAAACTTAGTTTCAAGCCTGAAAACAAACATTCCGAAAGACTATATTAAAAAAGGTTTCGCAGATGCTAAAGTCAGTATTGAAGATAAAGTAAATGCTGGGGACCCTGCTTTAGTAGACTGGACGATCACGGTAGATAAAGGAAAAAGAGTCAAAATCGATCATATCGAATTTGAAGGAAATCAAAATGTATCAGACAGACAGCTCCGGAAAAAAGCCTTTAAAGAAACCAAACAAAAGCGTTTCGGAATCGGTGGTATTCTGAAGTCTTCAAAATTCATAGAAGAAAAATATCAGGAAGACAAACAAAACCTGATCAGCTTTTATAACTCTTTAGGATACAGAGATGCAAAGATCGTATCAGATTCTGTATGGAGGAATAAAAATAGAAACTACGAGATCAATGTAAAGCTTAACGAAGGTAAAAAATATTATATTGGTGATATTACGTTCACTGGTAATACCGTTTACTCTACAGAGGCCTTACAAAGATTATTAGGATATAAAAAAGGTGATATCTACGATGCTGTAGGATTTAATAAAAAAGTAGGAGAAGACGGAGGTAAAGAAGACGATTCGGATATCAAATCCATGTACATGAACAACGGATACCTTTTCTCCAATGTAACCCCTGTGGAAAAATCAGTTTCAGGGGATGCTGTTAATCTGGAAGTTAGAATTAATGAAGGGGAACAGGCTACATGGAATAAAGTTACCTGGCAGGGGAATACCACAACCCATGACCATGTGATCCTGAGATCATTAAGAACAAAACCGGGAAATCTCTTCGCAAAAAGCGATATCAAGAGAACTTATTTTGATCTTGCCGGAATGTCTTTCTTTGATCCGCAACAGATCGGACAAGATATCCAGCCGAATCAAACAGATAATACAGTTGATATCAACTGGAAACTCGTGGAAAAAGGATCTTCACAGGTTCAGCTACAGGCAGGTTACGGAGGTAACAGCTTCATTGGAACCTTAGGATTGACGTTCAATAACTTCTCATTAAAAAATTTCCTTAAGTTTAAAGACTTTAAACCTGTTCCGCAGGGAGATGGTCAAACCTTCTCTATTCAGGTTCAGGCCGGTCAGTATTTCCAGAACTACGGGATATCATTTACAGAACCTTGGTTATTTGGAACTAAACCTACTGCCCTTTCTGTAAGTTTAAATAACTCCAGAGTAAAGTATACAGATGCCTACGGAAGTTCTCAGAAGCTTAATATTTTCTCTGCGTCAGTAGGTCTGAACAGATATTTACACTGGCCGGATGATTATTTTTCATTATATACCGGGCTGCAGTTTCAAAAGTACGACTTCAATAACTATCCGTTCCAGTTTGGGGATACAACAGAGTATTATGGAAATGCCAATAACTTTAGTATCAACTTAGGCTTAAGCAGAAACTCTGCCGGGATAGATCCAATCTTCCCTACAACAGGTTCCAATATTGAACTTTCTGCCAAATTGACCCCGCCATATTCATTGTTTAGCAACAAAGACTATTCTACAATGAAACCTGTAGATAAATATAAATGGATGGAGTTCTATAAAATCAAGTTTAAAGCTGACGTATATAATGAAATCGTTGGAAAACTGGTGTTGAGATCTTCAGCTGAAATGGGATTCATGGATGGCTATAACAAACAATTGGGGGCGCCGCCTTTCGAAAGATTTTATGTAGGAGGTACCGGACTATTCGGCGGTAGATATGATGGTAGGGAATTGATTCCTTTAAGAGGGTATGAAAATGCCAGTACTTACGGTGGAGAATCTGCCGATATTACACAAAGAGGAGGAGGAACCATCTACAACAGATTTACACTGGAACTGAGATATCCGATATCTTTAAATCAAACTGCTAAAATTTATGCATTAACATTTGCTGAAGGAGGTAACGTATGGAATTCATGGGGCAACTATAACCCATTCCAGCTGAAGAGATCAGTAGGAGTAGGTGTAAGAGTTTATATGGGAGCATTTGGATTGATCGGATTTGACTTTGCATACGGATTTGATAAAACAATTTCAGGAAACCCATCCGGATGGCAAAACCACTTCTTAATGAACCAATCATTATAA
- a CDS encoding OmpH family outer membrane protein: MKNFKVTFTLVFLLFFGLSNAQKIGVVDTNEILNKLPQYKEAEARLNAQIDTWQSELQNLQSEYERKKAAFESEKVLLIGDQLKLREKEVVDLEKNIKTTTSLRFGANGEITKLRTNLVQPFQDQIWEAIKTMSEKNGLGIVLDKSNNISVIFLQGKYDYTEKVLSILLKGTDKKEKTNNKSKK, encoded by the coding sequence ATGAAGAACTTTAAAGTAACTTTCACATTGGTATTCCTGCTGTTCTTTGGACTAAGCAATGCTCAGAAAATAGGAGTGGTGGATACTAATGAAATTTTAAATAAGCTTCCTCAGTATAAAGAAGCCGAAGCGAGGCTCAATGCGCAAATTGATACCTGGCAGTCAGAACTTCAAAACCTGCAGTCGGAATATGAACGCAAAAAAGCAGCTTTTGAAAGTGAAAAAGTTTTATTAATAGGAGATCAACTGAAGCTGAGAGAAAAGGAAGTAGTGGATCTTGAGAAAAATATTAAAACAACAACCAGCTTACGTTTTGGTGCCAATGGCGAAATCACTAAACTTAGAACAAATCTGGTTCAGCCATTCCAGGATCAGATCTGGGAAGCCATCAAAACAATGTCTGAAAAAAATGGGTTGGGCATAGTTCTTGATAAAAGCAATAACATTAGTGTTATTTTTCTTCAGGGAAAATATGATTACACAGAAAAAGTGCTCAGTATTTTACTGAAAGGAACTGATAAAAAAGAAAAAACTAATAACAAAAGTAAAAAGTAA
- a CDS encoding acyl-CoA thioesterase has protein sequence MEKEVSTTVKVRFSDCDPIGHLNNVKYLDYMFNAREDHVETFYGFTYEEYTKQTGCTWIAIQNEIAYLKEVRYNTQVVISSKTIEIQDRTAKVEILMKSLDEKTIHAVLWVTVIYFNIKTRRSEVHPEDIKETFQKFYVDLIQKDFQSRVKFLRSQNAKNS, from the coding sequence ATGGAAAAAGAAGTATCAACCACGGTAAAGGTTAGATTTAGTGATTGTGATCCGATCGGACATTTAAATAATGTGAAGTATCTTGATTATATGTTCAACGCCAGAGAAGATCACGTGGAAACATTTTACGGGTTTACCTATGAGGAATATACTAAACAGACAGGCTGTACCTGGATTGCAATTCAAAATGAAATAGCCTATTTGAAAGAAGTAAGATACAATACCCAGGTGGTGATCAGCAGTAAAACTATAGAGATACAGGACAGAACGGCTAAAGTGGAAATCCTTATGAAAAGTTTGGATGAGAAGACAATTCATGCTGTACTTTGGGTAACAGTTATTTATTTTAATATCAAAACCAGAAGATCTGAAGTGCACCCGGAAGATATAAAAGAAACATTCCAGAAATTTTATGTGGATTTAATACAAAAGGATTTTCAGTCGAGAGTTAAATTTTTGAGATCTCAAAATGCGAAAAACTCTTAA
- the porG gene encoding type IX secretion system protein PorG: MNKKLLFSFLAFLGVVSVKAQRNELGVRLGMSNLVGDVGRTNYILQKPLDLNRVSDWGIPFYGGLLYRFNFNPHQTVRLDLGYNQIQFNDKVAKEEYRKNRNSYGKNNVYEASLMFEYNFFPINNEQISMVSPYIFGGIGALMFDAPKATLENDFRRDADGVALAPINELDFTTRTNYSLGKKVTMHIPFGVGLKYKFNHTWAIFAEATFRYTLTDQLDHSKILAEDVKTSFNADILDPSTGASLLQSGSYYAVAKERQEEFINKRNIGDSRSKDWMNTFSLGLTFSFGRPPCYCD, translated from the coding sequence ATGAATAAAAAATTATTGTTTAGCTTCCTTGCCTTCCTTGGAGTGGTAAGTGTTAAAGCACAAAGAAACGAATTGGGAGTTCGTCTAGGGATGAGTAACCTAGTGGGAGATGTAGGAAGGACAAATTATATTTTACAAAAGCCGTTGGATTTAAATAGAGTTTCAGATTGGGGAATCCCATTTTATGGAGGGTTGTTATATAGATTTAATTTTAACCCGCATCAGACTGTCAGATTGGATTTAGGATATAACCAGATCCAGTTTAATGATAAAGTTGCGAAAGAAGAATATAGAAAAAATAGAAACTCATACGGGAAAAACAATGTGTATGAGGCAAGTTTAATGTTTGAATACAATTTTTTTCCAATCAATAATGAGCAGATAAGTATGGTAAGCCCGTATATTTTTGGGGGGATTGGTGCTCTGATGTTTGATGCTCCTAAAGCAACATTGGAAAATGATTTTAGAAGAGACGCTGATGGTGTAGCATTGGCTCCTATAAATGAACTGGACTTTACTACCAGAACAAACTATTCATTAGGAAAGAAAGTAACAATGCATATCCCTTTTGGTGTAGGATTGAAGTACAAATTTAATCATACATGGGCTATATTTGCAGAAGCTACCTTCAGATATACATTGACAGATCAGCTGGATCACAGTAAGATCCTCGCTGAAGATGTAAAAACTTCTTTTAATGCAGATATTTTAGATCCATCTACAGGGGCTTCCCTGTTGCAGTCAGGGAGCTATTATGCTGTTGCAAAAGAAAGACAAGAAGAGTTTATTAATAAGAGAAATATTGGAGACAGCAGATCCAAAGACTGGATGAATACATTCAGTTTAGGACTGACTTTTTCGTTTGGAAGACCTCCATGTTATTGTGATTAA
- a CDS encoding exopolysaccharide transport family protein, whose translation MIPEKDTKVGKSESLKEKYGAFALFDVEHFLRRILKNWYWFVLMLLIGYAISWVYSKYYAQNIFASDISLSTSSNTASFLQPTQANQSINFIWGQSGNQDGLYLKKMLLSRSHNEFLVKELDLFVNYSTKGLIKSTYLDKDDSPVFVQIDKKHLQQINYPFTLIPKGGAAYEVVLPEEGESTNLYNFETESFQNISTYSKPANKIIRINEWYTSPNLRFRLLHNPVTPKIKLDNIIVSLNSVNQSVNEIISTTSVDFDKEISSIMVITKKGYNLNSTVNFLNKSVAELQKKRLADKNIVNKNTDLYLQANLDKIRKKLDSSANVLNYLKTSEKLYNIKDRDEKSLVKIKELEAKKADILSKISSLNNIKNTLQSQDFDKMIGTNAAGFEDGLFTASVTELKALYAKRAEMVLIYKPNSEPIKEINRLINEAKMGSYNSLRNYYTKYYDEINKIDREVVEANSDLASYPEKERRYLDAERGYNMIEATYNSLLSRQNDTQMRMATNQSDITVIDPAKNLGQHPIGPNIKLAKIGIISGMLLLPVLFILIGELLDSKIRNIKELLSATKIPLLGVIGNNSNENMLTVLEQPKSSVSEAFRGIRANMRFLMDNHEEGKGKVILITSSIGGEGKTYISINLSSVIGLSDKKTILLGMDLRKPKIFGDFKIDNKYGISNYLTGEVGIDQIINKTKIPNLDVATSGPIPPNPSELLMSQRNIQFIEELREKYDFIIIDSPPVGLVADSYELMKLSDANIYVVRHEYTEKYMLKMITEKYHNNEISHLGLIYNDYNTKQGYGYGYGYGYGYGYGYGYFDEDKNYKEPLLIRIRNKVQTMFNKK comes from the coding sequence ATGATTCCAGAAAAAGATACTAAAGTAGGTAAAAGTGAATCTCTGAAAGAAAAGTACGGAGCATTTGCATTGTTTGACGTTGAGCATTTTTTAAGGAGGATTCTTAAAAATTGGTACTGGTTTGTACTGATGCTGTTGATTGGATATGCCATTTCTTGGGTATATAGTAAATATTACGCACAAAACATATTTGCTTCAGATATTTCTTTGAGTACTTCAAGCAATACCGCCAGCTTTTTGCAGCCTACACAGGCCAACCAATCTATTAATTTTATTTGGGGACAAAGCGGAAATCAGGATGGGTTATATCTAAAAAAGATGTTGTTGTCAAGGTCTCATAACGAGTTTTTGGTAAAAGAACTGGATCTTTTTGTAAACTACTCTACAAAAGGACTTATAAAATCAACATATCTGGATAAAGATGATTCCCCTGTTTTTGTACAAATTGATAAAAAACATTTACAACAAATCAACTACCCATTTACGCTGATTCCAAAAGGAGGTGCTGCTTATGAAGTAGTTTTACCTGAAGAAGGAGAGTCTACCAATCTATATAATTTTGAAACAGAAAGCTTTCAGAATATCAGTACTTACAGCAAACCTGCGAATAAAATTATCAGGATTAATGAATGGTATACTTCACCTAATCTGAGATTCAGGTTACTCCATAATCCTGTTACCCCCAAAATTAAACTGGATAATATTATTGTAAGTCTGAATTCTGTAAACCAGAGTGTTAATGAGATTATTTCTACTACCAGTGTTGATTTCGATAAAGAAATCAGCAGTATTATGGTGATCACCAAGAAAGGGTATAACCTTAACAGTACGGTTAACTTTCTGAACAAATCTGTTGCAGAACTTCAGAAAAAAAGACTTGCAGATAAAAATATAGTCAATAAAAATACAGATCTTTATTTGCAGGCAAACCTGGATAAGATCCGGAAAAAGCTGGATTCCAGTGCGAATGTTCTGAATTACCTCAAAACATCCGAAAAACTATATAATATTAAGGACAGGGATGAAAAATCACTGGTTAAAATAAAAGAGCTTGAAGCAAAAAAAGCTGATATTCTAAGTAAAATCAGTTCGCTTAATAATATCAAAAATACCCTTCAGTCTCAGGATTTTGATAAAATGATCGGTACCAATGCTGCAGGTTTTGAAGACGGGTTGTTTACTGCCTCTGTAACTGAACTTAAAGCATTGTATGCTAAAAGAGCAGAAATGGTATTAATATATAAGCCAAATTCCGAGCCCATCAAAGAAATAAACAGGCTTATTAACGAAGCTAAGATGGGTTCATATAATAGTCTGAGAAATTATTATACTAAATATTATGACGAAATCAATAAGATTGATCGTGAAGTCGTAGAAGCGAATTCAGATCTGGCCTCATATCCTGAAAAAGAAAGAAGATACCTGGATGCAGAGAGAGGGTATAATATGATTGAAGCAACATATAACAGCCTGTTAAGCAGACAGAATGATACCCAGATGAGAATGGCGACCAACCAATCGGATATCACTGTAATTGACCCTGCTAAAAATCTTGGACAGCACCCGATAGGTCCCAATATTAAGCTAGCTAAAATCGGAATTATTTCTGGTATGCTTTTACTTCCGGTATTATTTATCCTGATAGGAGAGCTGCTTGATAGTAAGATCAGAAATATTAAAGAATTATTGAGCGCTACCAAAATTCCGCTTCTTGGAGTAATCGGAAACAATAGCAATGAAAACATGCTTACCGTTTTGGAACAGCCAAAATCATCCGTATCTGAAGCCTTCAGGGGAATAAGGGCAAATATGAGATTTTTGATGGATAATCATGAAGAAGGTAAAGGAAAAGTAATTCTGATTACTTCTTCCATTGGAGGAGAAGGGAAGACCTATATTTCCATCAACTTATCTTCCGTAATAGGATTAAGTGATAAGAAAACAATTCTGCTGGGGATGGACCTTAGAAAACCTAAGATTTTCGGGGATTTTAAAATTGATAATAAATATGGTATCTCCAATTATCTGACAGGAGAAGTGGGAATTGACCAGATTATCAACAAAACAAAAATTCCTAATCTGGATGTAGCGACTTCAGGGCCTATTCCACCAAACCCGTCTGAGCTTTTGATGAGCCAGAGAAATATTCAGTTTATAGAAGAACTGAGAGAAAAATATGACTTCATTATTATAGATTCACCACCTGTGGGATTGGTTGCAGATTCCTATGAATTGATGAAGCTCTCGGATGCTAATATTTATGTTGTCCGTCATGAATATACAGAAAAGTATATGTTGAAAATGATTACTGAAAAATATCATAACAATGAGATCAGCCACTTAGGATTGATCTACAATGATTACAACACGAAACAAGGTTATGGCTACGGATATGGCTATGGTTACGGGTATGGTTACGGATATGGTTATTTTGATGAAGACAAAAACTATAAAGAACCATTGTTGATCAGAATAAGGAATAAAGTGCAGACGATGTTTAATAAAAAATAG
- a CDS encoding polysaccharide biosynthesis/export family protein — protein sequence MMKNFKYLFLILPFFVISCITSKDVRYLQPSESLVINEEGLVPYNIPIYRITKNDILNLNIVTTPKGDAAQFYSSYNTSGGVGTSAVSTAVSGGRAGGNGGGSSFGGNMNFYFNGLKVDSNGDINVFGIGYVKAEGRTLDDVTKEIQQKVNENFQDGKSEVRLNTDGITYYILGDVETTGLSGEKVAHKNTMTITEALAINGGLNRTVDRKNIVIHRKLPEGIKIAKIDLTREDLMNSPYYYVQNGDEIYLNTRKKSLNGFGKDPSQTLTTVVGLVSALATVYLLFKTL from the coding sequence ATGATGAAGAACTTTAAGTATTTATTTTTAATATTACCCTTTTTCGTGATTTCCTGTATCACGTCGAAAGATGTAAGGTATTTGCAGCCAAGTGAAAGCCTTGTAATTAATGAAGAAGGTCTTGTTCCCTACAATATCCCTATTTACAGGATTACAAAAAATGATATACTGAACCTTAATATTGTAACAACGCCTAAGGGAGATGCTGCACAGTTTTATTCATCCTACAATACTTCGGGAGGAGTAGGGACATCCGCTGTAAGTACCGCTGTTTCCGGAGGAAGGGCTGGGGGGAATGGTGGAGGATCCAGTTTCGGAGGAAATATGAACTTTTATTTTAACGGATTAAAAGTAGACTCCAATGGTGACATTAATGTTTTCGGAATAGGGTATGTAAAAGCAGAAGGAAGAACATTAGATGATGTTACAAAAGAAATACAGCAAAAAGTTAATGAAAACTTCCAGGATGGTAAATCTGAAGTAAGGTTAAATACCGACGGAATTACCTATTATATTCTGGGCGATGTGGAAACCACAGGTCTTTCGGGAGAGAAAGTAGCTCATAAAAATACAATGACTATTACTGAGGCACTGGCAATTAATGGTGGATTAAACAGAACGGTTGACAGAAAGAATATCGTGATCCATAGAAAACTGCCGGAAGGAATTAAAATTGCCAAAATTGACCTTACCCGTGAAGATCTTATGAATTCTCCTTATTATTACGTACAGAACGGAGATGAAATTTATCTTAATACAAGAAAGAAAAGCTTGAACGGGTTCGGTAAAGATCCTTCACAGACTTTAACCACAGTTGTTGGCTTAGTGTCAGCATTAGCAACAGTTTATCTACTCTTTAAGACTCTTTAA